The sequence GAGACGACGGGTTCGGCCCCGAAGTGCTGCGCGCAGTCGCGTCCAGGCCGTTGCCGCCGGGTGTCCGCGCTGTCGATTTCGGCATCCGGGGAACCCATCTCGCGTACGAACTGCTCGACGGGTGGGGCGCGCTCCTCCTTGTCGACGCGGTTCCGAACCGAGGTGCCCCCGGCGCGCTCAGTGCCGTCGAAGTGCAGCCCGACTCGATTCCGGACGCCCCTCTCGACGCGCACAGCATGGACCCGGCTGCCGTCTTCGCCAGCCTGCAGGCGTTGGGCGGAACCCTGCCGCGGACCGTGGTGCTCGGGTGTCAGGTGGAAAACACGGAGGAGGGCATCGGACTGTCGGTACCTGTCCAGGCCGCCGTGGAGCCGGCCGTCGAGGCGGTGCTGGACGTGGTGCAGCAGCTGCTCGATGCCGGTGCCGCTCTGCAAGCGGAGGGAAAGGAGAGCTGAATCATGTGTCTCGGTATTCCCGGCCGCGTAGTGCGCATGCTCGAGGGTTACGGCAACCAGTTGGCCCTCGTCGATGTGGTCGGCGAGGAGCGGCGCGTCAACATTGGCATGCTCGACGACGACGTGCACCTGGAGCCCGGCGACTGGATCGTGATCCACATGGGGTTCGCCATGGAGAAGGTCGACGAAGCCGGCGCCGAGAGGGCGATGGCCGGACTGGAGATGATGGGGCGATCGCGGACGGCAGACGACGACCAGGCGTGAACAGGGTCCTCTGGTTCGGTCACGTGATCAGTGTCTCGTCGCTGCGCGGGCCCTTCAGGATGACGGGGACGCCCTCGTACGCGTGCAGTGTCACCGGGAAGCTGTGGAGTTCGTCGACGGTCCCGACGAGTTCGTCGGTGAAGAGGTCGTATGCGGCCGCACCGGCGGGTAGATGCTGCGATTGGACCGTTGCGGTGATTTCCTCGGAGGTGAAGTTCAAGACTGTCACCTGAGTGCTCATGTCAGCGAGTTGGTGCACCATGACCAGCAATCCCTTGTGTGAGACCGTCGGGACATCGATCTGCACGCCTGTCGCAATTCCGAAGCGATTTCGAACCTCGATGATCCGGGACAGCTTGCAGGCGAACGACTCCGGATTCCGTAACTGCTCGGGCAGGGTGCCGTAGAGGCTGGTGGCCCGCGGAATACCGGACTCCGATCGGGTGGCCTCCGGGTTGACGCCCATGAGGTCGTGGGCGCCGCGGTTGATCCACCTCGTGTCGCCCTCGCGGACGAGGTCGGCTACGTCGTCGACGGGTACCGGGAGCAGCCCGCACAGATCCCAGCCGGACAACGCGAACACCCCGGGCTGAAGTGCGTTGTACATCGCGAGGAGAAGATGCGCGCGTTCGACCATGGCGACGTCGTCGGCCGTCATCCGGTCGAGGTCCCGGATTCCGAACGTCGCCGTGATGACACTGGCTGTGGTGCAGGCGATTCCGTTGGTGGTGAAGGTGCGATTGTACGGCGCCCATCGCCCGGTGAGACGTTCGCACAAGTCCTTACGGATGCGGTCACCGAGCTGAGAACCCTTGATCGGCTCGCCGCCGTAGACGAATTCGTCGTCTTTGTGGAGGGTGGCGAAGTGCACCAGCTCGAACGTCAACTCGTCGTGGTTCTGCAGAGCATGGACGAGGGATGCGGTATCGACGCCGTGATCGCGCGCCAGATTCATGGTCAAGCGAAGAAATTCGGTGTTGCCCATCACCAGGGCATGGTGATAGGCGGGCCGGTTGATGAAGTCGTACGACAGGTCCGCGCCGCTGGTGCCCATCTCCTTGATGTCGTCGATGGTGAGGTTCAACTCCTGGAAGGTGAATCCGCCCATCTTGCGGACGATGCTCGCGATCAGGTGGTTGGCCGCTTCCGACAGTGGATGTCCTTCCGACCACCCCGGTCCTTCCGTTCGCCGTTCGACACCTAGGAAGCCGTTGGCGTCGAGTCGCAGGGCCCCTGCCCCGAGGTCGGCCAGTGAATGGCACGCATCTCCGATGACCAGCCGCATACCCGCGAACGATGGATCGAGCCAGTTGATGGAGGGCTGACCCGCCTTGAAATAGTGCAGGTAGACCCAGCGCCGGTCGACGCCGTCTACTCCCGTGACGACGGGCGTGACGCTCCAGTTGGTCTCCTTGACACCGAGTTCGTAGAAGATCACACGCTGGAGTTGGCCGATGATGTAGCCCGCACGCGCCAACTGGGCCTCGGTCTCGGCGTCGATGTTGACCGAGTCCCGGCCCTCCGGCACGCGGGGGAGTAGGTGCCAGTCCGGGGGTTCGATCTCGATCATGTGGTAGATCCCCGGATAGTCCGCGTACGCCATCTCCGCCAGACGGAAATCCGCGCCCTTGCCGGTGTGGCCCGGGACGATGTCGTCGATGACGGTGCCGTCATACGCTGCGGCGACGACGCAGAGGCGACGGAACTCTTCCTCGGTGCCGAAGGCGGCATCGATCTGCATACTGATTCTGTCGAAGTGACCGTCCACCGACGGGGTGGACTGCCAGCCGTTGATGCCGCCGGCCTGCTTGACGGGCCCGGTATGAACTGCGGTCACGCCGATCTGTGAAAAGGCCTGCCACAGGGCCTCGTCGCCGAGTGAGGCCAGGAAACTGGCACCGTCAGCCGTGATGATCGATATGGGGTATGCGGTGAACCAGACGGGCGCACGCTCGACAGCCGCGCGCGGGTTCGGGTCTGCGTACGGGTTCTGCCACATGCTGCCCTTGCCGGACAGCTGCTCGGCAATCTGAGTTGCGTCATGGAGGATGGACTGCTTGATGAGCCAATCCACGTAGGCGGGATTCGACGGGTGCGCGTCACCGGACTGGGTGTCCACCCGCGGGCTACGCCGGACGGACGGACGTAGAGGTCGTGGTCGTGCTGGATAGAACTGCTCGTCGTAACTGACTTCACTGGGCTCGTGATGGACCTCAGGGTTCATGTTCCTCCGTCTGTTTCTCGGTAACCGGGTACCCGTCGATAGTGACGCACAATCGACGTTCGCGGTCCGAGTCACGATTGAGGACAGAAGCCCTGACCCGGTATTGCCTCGATATCAGTGGGCGTGTCCGGAGGGGAAGTGGACCGACCCGTCACTACCTACGCAACCTCCCTGGACCGGGCCGCTGCCGAAGAAGACACTGTTGGACTGGCCGATGCTGTTCGGGGGAGCCGTTCCCACTCCGCCGCCGGTGACCCCGATGGTCCCGCAGGAGTAACTGTGCTGATCGTGCGAGCGGACATTCAGTTGCGTGCCGGGAGTGGCAGGGTCTCCGTGAAGGGTAGGTCCCGCCGATGCGACACCGGTGCCGAGCGCGACCGTGATCGCCGCCGTCGCAATAACCGTGCGCAGTACAAAACCGTTCATCTCTAGCTTCACCTCTGGTCCAATTGTGGCCGGCTTCCCCTGACCGGTTCGACGATGCTGGGCTCCCCCGCTCAGTGTTTCGTTTCCGATAGAACAATCATCATCCGAAACGCGCCCGGAATCATCCGCCCATCAGCACGAAAGCTGAGGCTGGATTCGAACTCGTCTGTGCAAGCGGCACGGCCGATCGGCACACTTCGGCGTAATGGGTCACGTCACCGAGTGGTGCCACAAGTCGGTTACTTGGTGCCGAAGATCCGGTCGCCCGCGTCTCCGATGCCGGGCAGGATGTAGCCGTGCTCGTCGAGCTGCCGGTCGACGGCGGCGGTGTAGATCGGGATGTCGGGATGGGCATTCTGCAGGACGGCGATGCCTTCGGGACAGGTGACCAGGCAGACGAACTTGATGCTCTTGGGGCTGCATTCCTTCAGCCGCTCCACCGCCGCCACCGCGGAGTTGCCGGTGGCCAGCAACGGGTCGACGATCACCACGTCGCGCTCGTGAAGATCGCCGGGCATCTTGAAGTAGTACTCCACTGCCACGAGTGTCTTGGGATCGCGGTACAGACCGATATGGCCGACGCGCGCGCCCGGCACAATCGTCAGCATCCCGTCGAGGATTCCGGTGCCTGCGCGGAGGATGGAGACGAACACCAGCTTCTTGCCGTCGATGACCTTGCCGGTGGTGACTTCCATCGGCGTCTCGATGTCGATGTCCTGCATCGGAATGTCACGCAGGACCTCGTAGGTCATCAACGCGGAGATCTCGTTGGCCAGTCGTCGAAAGCTGTTGGTGGAGGCATCCTTACGGCGCATCATCGTGAGCTTGTGCTGTACCAGAGGGTGATCGATCACGTGCACTGTTCCCATGTATCCGTCCCCGTTTCGCTCTAGAAGACCGTGCCGTCGCTGACGATGGACAGCGGTGGCAGCCCGCCTCTCGCCCGCTGAGACAGGGTGCGGCCTGCGGCCCAGGTGCCGCCCTCCAGGACGCAGGCCAGCGGAAGCCGTGCGGCGTCCACGCCGAGCCGTCCGCGCACCAGCGGGGCCAGTTCGTCGAGGAGCGCGACCGTCAGCGCGCGCCACTCGACCACCACTTCGTCACCGGCCGTCCAGCGGTGTGCGGCCCAGGTCGGGTCGTGCAGGCGTAGTACCCCGGTGTCCAGTAGGAGACCGCCGTTGCGGTATTCGGGCAGGCCGGTCAGGGCGTCCAGCCCGACCACCCGCACGCCTGCCCACTCGAAGGGCTCCAGCAGCGAGTAGGTCAGCCACTGCGACAGCTTGTGGAACGGAATCCAGCCTCGGGTCAGGCCCGGCCCGACCACCGCCTCGTGGCGCCAGCAGTCGCCCAGGGGCTGACCGCCGATGGCGTTGTCTGCCGGCCAGATGCCCGACAGCGACGCCAGAACGTGGGAAAGAATGTCGTGGGCGGCCACTGACGACGTGGCCGAGCCGTGCGGCTCTGTCAGCAGGTCGAACAGGCCACCCGGCCGTCCGTGCGGGCCGAACACCGCGGGTTGTGCGGCGAGTGCGTCGCCCAGCCGGCGCAGCAGGAGCACCCGGCCTTCGAGGCCTACCAGCGGATTGGACGGGCCGACCTGGAAGAACTCGGCCAGCCGGTTGGTGTCCAGGCCCCGTAGTGCGGCCGCATCGACCTGCAGCGGGTGTGCCGCGTCGGTCGAGAACAGGCCGCCGACGAACGCGTGCCAGCTGGCGACACCCAGTCCCTCGGAACGGGCGAACCGCTGCCCGCCGGCTTTCTCGTCGTAATGCCAGTCGGGACCCGCCCCGGCATCGAGCAGCACGCTGACCACGGCCAGATCGATCATCGCGCGGGCACGGGCCTGCACGTCCAGCCCGGCCAGCCGGGCATCGAGGTCGGCCTTGCGGTCGACGCCGCCGGCCTCGAAATGCCGCCAGCGACTGTGGTAGGGAATCGCGAGGTCCGGATAGCGCGCACGGGTCACGTCGACCACCTCGGCCGCGGCAGTCTGCAAGGCGTCGTCGTGAACGCTGAACCAGCGCGAGCCGCCCTCTCGCGCGCGGCGCAGCAGCTGCCCTGAGCGTTCCCGCACAGCGGTCGTGGTGCGCAGCGCCGCGGCCGCGCCCTCCGCCCGCCCGGTGTCGACGTCGGGACCGACGCCGAGCATGCTCATTCGTCCAGCTCCCGGCCTTTGACCTTCGCCAGTTCGTCGGCGTTCGGCACCACGCCCGGCGTGAAGTAACCCGCCGCCATCTTGGCGTCGATTTCCACCCGCGCGTCGGCCGGGATCAGCTCGTCGGGCAGGTCCACCCGTTCCCCGACCTCGATGCCCGAGCCCGTGATGGCGTCGTACTTCATGTTGCTCATCGAAACCAGGCGGTGAATCTTGCGCACCCCCAGCCAGTGCAGCACGTCGGGCATCATCTCCTGGAAGCGCATGTCCTGCACGCCGGCGACACATTCGGTGCGGGCGAAGTACTGGTCCGCGGTGTCGCCGCCCACCTGACGCTTGCGGGCGTTGTAGACCAGGAACTTGGTCACCTCACCCAGCGCGCGGCCCTCCTTGCGGGAGTAGGACACCAAGCCGACCCCGCCGTGTTGCGCACCCTGGATGCATTCCTCGATCGCATGCGTCAGGTACGGGCGGCAGGTACAGATGTCGGAGCCGAAGACGTCGGAGCCGTTGCATTCGTCGTGCACGCGCGCCGTCAGCTCCACGGCAGGATCGGCAAGGTCGCGTGGGTCGCCGAAGATGTACACGGTCTGCCCACCGATCGGCGGCAGGAACACCTCGAGATCCGAGCGGGTCACGAGTTCGGGATACATGCCCCCGGTCTCCTCGAACAGCACGCGGCGTAGATCCGACTCGCTGCAGTGGAAGCGCTCCGCTACACCCGGCAGGTGCCAGACAGGTTCGATCGCCACCTTGCTGACCAGCGCAGCACCGTTGGACATCAGGAAACGGCCGTCCGGGCGCAGTCGGCCTTTCTGGATGGCATCCATGATCTCCGGCAGCATGACGTGTGCCTTGGTCACGGCGATGCTGGGGCGGATGTCGTGGCCGGCGGCCAACTCGGCCGCGAATACCTCCGCCACCATGGCGCCCCACGGGTCGAGGCTCACGATTTTGCCGGGCTCGCTCCACTGAGGGTACGGGCCGATGATGTTGGTAGGCGCGGTGTTCGTGAGGTCGGCCTTATGGTGGCGCGACAGCGCGCCGGCCGCGACCGCCAACGCCCGGTAGATGCTGTAGGAGCCGCTGTGCGTGCCGACCACGTTGCGGTGGGCGCGGTTGGTAGTGGTGCCGACCACCGGTCCGCGCTCGGCAGCCGTGGGAGCGCCCCATCGAATCGGCAGGGACCCGACGCCGCCGCTGTGCGACGTCAATCGGATGTGCCCGCTGGCGGTTTCGGGCGTGGCAGGCGACGGTGTGGTGGGGACGACTTCAGCGGACATGGCGTTCCTCCGTAACGACGGCCCGGCGACGAGGCACGCCTCCGGAACGTATCTCCCGCGCCCGGACGCTGCCGGCCACCGGAGACGCAAGCATAGCTATTTGCAGCGACTATCGCGTGGCGTGCACGTCCGCCGGGTCTGTCTTCCGGCTGGAGTGGTGGGCACTGGGCAACTGCGGTGCGGCGTGGCACGATCGAGCAGGTGACCAGCAGACCCGCCTCAGCGCAGCACCTGCAGGACCTTGCACGTCTGCGCCGCGTTCGCGACCGGATCGACAGGGAGTACGCGCAGCCGCTGGACGTCGAGGCGCTCGCCCGCGGCGTGAACATGTCGGCCGGGCACCTCAGCCGCCAGTTCCGGCTGGCCTATGGCGAGTCGCCGTATTCCTATCTGATGACACGGCGTATCGAACGCGCGATGGCGCTGCTGCGTCGTGGCGACCTCAGTGTCACCGAGGTGTGTTTCGCGGTCGGCTGTTCGTCGCTGGGCACCTTCAGCACCCGCTTCACCGAGCTGGTCGGTGTTCCGCCCAGCGTCTATCGCCGCGCGGCAGAGCACGCGACGGCGGGGATGCCGTCCTGCGTGGTGAAACAGGTGACCAGACCGATCAGGAATCGAGAAGCGTCGGCACCCGAGCCACAGCTAACGTGACTGCGGCATCGAGTAGATGCGCGCGCACGCCGCTGACGGAGACCGCGAGGGGCGGCCCGCGGAACCGAGGGGAGACACGATGAGCACGGCGACGAGGACGGACAGGGCGGGGCGAGCGCAGCGAGGGGACAACTCGAAGTCGCCGGCGCAGCATCGTGCCGACAGCCACGATCTGATCCGCGTGCAGGGTGCGCGGGTGAACAACCTTCAGAACATCAGCGTCGAAATCCCGAAACGCAGGCTGACGGTGTTCACCGGTGTGTCCGGCTCCGGCAAGAGTTCCCTGGTGTTCAGTACGATCGCCGCGGAGTCGCAGCGGATGATCAACGAGACCTACAGCGCCTTCGTTCAGGGCTTCATGCCGACGCTTGCCCGGCCCGACGTCGACGTACTCGACGGGCTGACGACCGCGATCATCGTCGACCAGCAGCGGATGGGCGTCGACCCCCGCTCCACCGTCGGCACCGCCACCGACGCCAATGCGATGCTCCGAATCCTGTTCAGCCGGCTCGGAAAGCCGCACATCGGCTCGCCCCAGGCGTACTCGTTCAACGTCGCCTCGATCTCGGGTGCGGGCGCGGTCACCATCGAGCGCGGCGGCCAGCAGACGAAGGAACGGCGCAGCTTCAGCATCACCGGCGGCATGTGTCCGCGCTGCGAGGGCAGGGGCTCGGTCACCGACTTCGACCTGTCCGCTCTCTACGACGACAGCAAGTCACTCAACGAGGGTGCGCTCACGATCCCCGGCTACAGCATGGAAGGCTGGTACGGCCGCATCTACCGCGGCTGCGGGTATT comes from Rhodococcus oxybenzonivorans and encodes:
- a CDS encoding hydrogenase maturation protease is translated as MTVDRRVLVAGVGNIFFGDDGFGPEVLRAVASRPLPPGVRAVDFGIRGTHLAYELLDGWGALLLVDAVPNRGAPGALSAVEVQPDSIPDAPLDAHSMDPAAVFASLQALGGTLPRTVVLGCQVENTEEGIGLSVPVQAAVEPAVEAVLDVVQQLLDAGAALQAEGKES
- a CDS encoding HypC/HybG/HupF family hydrogenase formation chaperone, with product MCLGIPGRVVRMLEGYGNQLALVDVVGEERRVNIGMLDDDVHLEPGDWIVIHMGFAMEKVDEAGAERAMAGLEMMGRSRTADDDQA
- the treS gene encoding maltose alpha-D-glucosyltransferase, whose amino-acid sequence is MNPEVHHEPSEVSYDEQFYPARPRPLRPSVRRSPRVDTQSGDAHPSNPAYVDWLIKQSILHDATQIAEQLSGKGSMWQNPYADPNPRAAVERAPVWFTAYPISIITADGASFLASLGDEALWQAFSQIGVTAVHTGPVKQAGGINGWQSTPSVDGHFDRISMQIDAAFGTEEEFRRLCVVAAAYDGTVIDDIVPGHTGKGADFRLAEMAYADYPGIYHMIEIEPPDWHLLPRVPEGRDSVNIDAETEAQLARAGYIIGQLQRVIFYELGVKETNWSVTPVVTGVDGVDRRWVYLHYFKAGQPSINWLDPSFAGMRLVIGDACHSLADLGAGALRLDANGFLGVERRTEGPGWSEGHPLSEAANHLIASIVRKMGGFTFQELNLTIDDIKEMGTSGADLSYDFINRPAYHHALVMGNTEFLRLTMNLARDHGVDTASLVHALQNHDELTFELVHFATLHKDDEFVYGGEPIKGSQLGDRIRKDLCERLTGRWAPYNRTFTTNGIACTTASVITATFGIRDLDRMTADDVAMVERAHLLLAMYNALQPGVFALSGWDLCGLLPVPVDDVADLVREGDTRWINRGAHDLMGVNPEATRSESGIPRATSLYGTLPEQLRNPESFACKLSRIIEVRNRFGIATGVQIDVPTVSHKGLLVMVHQLADMSTQVTVLNFTSEEITATVQSQHLPAGAAAYDLFTDELVGTVDELHSFPVTLHAYEGVPVILKGPRSDETLIT
- the upp gene encoding uracil phosphoribosyltransferase, with translation MGTVHVIDHPLVQHKLTMMRRKDASTNSFRRLANEISALMTYEVLRDIPMQDIDIETPMEVTTGKVIDGKKLVFVSILRAGTGILDGMLTIVPGARVGHIGLYRDPKTLVAVEYYFKMPGDLHERDVVIVDPLLATGNSAVAAVERLKECSPKSIKFVCLVTCPEGIAVLQNAHPDIPIYTAAVDRQLDEHGYILPGIGDAGDRIFGTK
- a CDS encoding URC4/urg3 family protein; the protein is MSMLGVGPDVDTGRAEGAAAALRTTTAVRERSGQLLRRAREGGSRWFSVHDDALQTAAAEVVDVTRARYPDLAIPYHSRWRHFEAGGVDRKADLDARLAGLDVQARARAMIDLAVVSVLLDAGAGPDWHYDEKAGGQRFARSEGLGVASWHAFVGGLFSTDAAHPLQVDAAALRGLDTNRLAEFFQVGPSNPLVGLEGRVLLLRRLGDALAAQPAVFGPHGRPGGLFDLLTEPHGSATSSVAAHDILSHVLASLSGIWPADNAIGGQPLGDCWRHEAVVGPGLTRGWIPFHKLSQWLTYSLLEPFEWAGVRVVGLDALTGLPEYRNGGLLLDTGVLRLHDPTWAAHRWTAGDEVVVEWRALTVALLDELAPLVRGRLGVDAARLPLACVLEGGTWAAGRTLSQRARGGLPPLSIVSDGTVF
- a CDS encoding GTP cyclohydrolase II, with amino-acid sequence MSAEVVPTTPSPATPETASGHIRLTSHSGGVGSLPIRWGAPTAAERGPVVGTTTNRAHRNVVGTHSGSYSIYRALAVAAGALSRHHKADLTNTAPTNIIGPYPQWSEPGKIVSLDPWGAMVAEVFAAELAAGHDIRPSIAVTKAHVMLPEIMDAIQKGRLRPDGRFLMSNGAALVSKVAIEPVWHLPGVAERFHCSESDLRRVLFEETGGMYPELVTRSDLEVFLPPIGGQTVYIFGDPRDLADPAVELTARVHDECNGSDVFGSDICTCRPYLTHAIEECIQGAQHGGVGLVSYSRKEGRALGEVTKFLVYNARKRQVGGDTADQYFARTECVAGVQDMRFQEMMPDVLHWLGVRKIHRLVSMSNMKYDAITGSGIEVGERVDLPDELIPADARVEIDAKMAAGYFTPGVVPNADELAKVKGRELDE
- a CDS encoding helix-turn-helix transcriptional regulator is translated as MTSRPASAQHLQDLARLRRVRDRIDREYAQPLDVEALARGVNMSAGHLSRQFRLAYGESPYSYLMTRRIERAMALLRRGDLSVTEVCFAVGCSSLGTFSTRFTELVGVPPSVYRRAAEHATAGMPSCVVKQVTRPIRNREASAPEPQLT